The following are from one region of the Ptychodera flava strain L36383 chromosome 15, AS_Pfla_20210202, whole genome shotgun sequence genome:
- the LOC139150846 gene encoding uncharacterized protein, with protein MANAWSGRACWLASLQLVMILACGLCLDTFQGLVAEGDGPKYTFPSHHEWRKEFYPNPRNVSRGSIDCGRDGNASWICDPNNVLNEDEADVLDAFSEEIALGTECVCPQCKVDFNGTQSPYGYVIGIAIVNKMDASYENINCPTKKELAEEAEQWSNYLLDKSWKIGDCGNSIIVFFSREDNTVDIATAEIAGEALPPDHIQHITGRTLKYFESHDYFNGLYYILDQVNRTLVTGLGLHEPQFTDLQMYGIVFAAVVLPFLLFVVVFIWCINPKELGKKSTTSSESSLSFRSFSEPT; from the exons atggcgaaCGCCTGGTCCGGCCGGGCATGTTGGTTGGCCTCGCTTCAACTGGTAATGATTCTGGCATGCGGTCTATGCTTGGACACGTTTCAGGGATTGGTCGCAGAAGGAGATGGTCCTAAATACACTTTTCCATCGCATCATGAGTGGCGTAAGGAATTTTATCCCAACCCTAGGAATGTCAGCAGAGGTTCCATAGACTGCGGGCGAGATGGAAACGCATCCTGGATCTGTGACCCGAATAACGTACTCAACGAGGACGAAG CTGATGTGTTGGACGCCTTCTCAGAGGAAATAGCCTTAGGTACCGAGTGTGTATGTCCGCAATGCAAAGTTGACTTCAACGGAACGCAGTCGCCCTACGGCTATGTGATTGGTATCGCTATTGTTAATAAAATGGATGCATCCTATGAAAACAT TAATTGCCCTACAAAGAAAGAACTCGCAGAAGAAGCTGAGCAGTGGTCAAACTATTTGCTGGACAAGTCTTGGAAAATCGGAGACTGTGGAAACAGCATCATCGTATTCTTTTCAAGGGAAGATAACACA GTTGACATAGCAACTGCAGAGATTGCTGGCGAGGCCTTGCCACCCGACCACATCCAGCACATTACAGGGCGAAcgttaaaatattttgaatcacACGATTATTTCAATGGATTGTACTACATTCTTGATCAGGTTAACAGGACACTGGTGACCGGGCTTGGCTTACACGAGCCGCAGTTCACGGACTTACAGATGTATGGCATAGTCTTCGCAGCCGTGGTCCTACCGTTTCTCTTGTTCGtcgttgtgttcatttggtgcATCAATCCTAAGGAACTGGGCAAGAAATCCACCACAAGCAGCGAATCTTCGTTGAGTTTCAGGTCTTTTTCTGAACCAACTTGA
- the LOC139150845 gene encoding uncharacterized protein, with the protein MVVRSEVEKMSFRRVNSTVFLLAIFLTVVSGSGRNSSQIARKGSGYRPWMGIRDGQEWIKQLYPNPQTLDGSIHCGRGGNVSYICDPNGVLTMEEADLLEKDLEEIRRVTACICRPCLTGVETDSKEEFSGFVIGIAIVNKMIPTLKIQEEQTEEDLQEEAKRWASFLLRDLWGLGHCGNDAVVFISAKDNKISTATGQLVGGILTTTILDSIHEQGQEYFADGDFYTGLQVILREYNTTLIGGIRRSGMSTLAVYGIVFLSMSVPLLVFVAIHNVCTTRDGKTFICSVKKSRRSDAPVYVAASV; encoded by the exons ATGGTAGTACGTTCAGAagtggaaaaaatgagtttcaggAGGGTTAATTCCACTGTTTTTCTTCTAGCAATATTTTTGACTGTTGTAAGCGGATCAGGACGTAACAGTAGCCAGATTGCAAGGAAAGGAAGTGGCTATCGACCGTGGATGGGAATAAGAGATGGTCAGGAATGGATTAAGCAACTCTACCCAAATCCACAAACATTGGACGGTTCAATACACTGCGGCCGTGGCGGTAATGTGTCCTATATATGTGATCCCAATGGAGTGTTAACGATGGAGGAAG CCGACTTACTGGAAAAAGACTTGGAAGAAATACGCAGAGTCACAGCGTGTATCTGTAGACCGTGCCTAACCGGCGTCGAGACTGACAGTAAAGAAGAGTTCTCGGGCTTCGTTATAGGCATCGCGATTGTCAACAAAATGATCCCCACGCTGAAAATACA AGAAGAACAAACAGAAGAGGACCTGCAAGAGGAGGCTAAGAGATGGGCGTCGTTTCTACTGAGGGACCTTTGGGGTTTAGGTCATTGTGGAAACGATGCTGTGGTATTTATTTCAGCGAAAGATAACAAG atatcCACGGCAACAGGCCAGTTAGTCGGTGGTATACTAACAACAACGATATTGGACTCTATTCACGAACAAGGTCAGGAATATTTCGCCGACGGTGATTTTTACACAGGATTACAAGTGATACTACGAGAGTACAACACCACACTGATCGGCGGAATTAGACGATCGGGGATGTCGACCTTAGCCGTGTACGGTATTGTGTTTTTGAGTATGTCTGTCCCACTCTTGGTGTTCGTGGCAATTCATAACGTGTGCACCACTCGAGATGGCAAAACATTTATCTGTTCTGTCAAGAAAAGTCGGCGTAGCGACGCTCCCGTGTACGTTGCCGCCTCCGTTTAA